One stretch of Meriones unguiculatus strain TT.TT164.6M chromosome 7, Bangor_MerUng_6.1, whole genome shotgun sequence DNA includes these proteins:
- the Sstr1 gene encoding somatostatin receptor type 1 has product MFPNGTASSPSASPSPSPGSCGEGACSRGPGAGAADGMEEPGRNASQNGTLSEGQGSAILISFIYSVVCLVGLCGNSMVIYVILRYAKMKTATNIYILNLAIADELLMLSVPFLVTSTLLRHWPFGALLCRLVLSVDAVNMFTSIYCLTVLSVDRYVAVVHPIKAARYRRPTVAKVVNLGVWVLSLLVILPIVVFSRTAANSDGTVACNMLMPEPAQRWLVGFVLYTFLMGFLLPVGAICLCYVLIIAKMRMVALKAGWQQRKRSERKITLMVMMVVMVFVICWMPFYVVQLVNVFAEQDDATVSQLSVILGYANSCANPILYGFLSDNFKRSFQRILCLSWMDNATEEPVDYYATALKSRAYSVEDFQPENLESGGVFRNGTCASRISTL; this is encoded by the coding sequence ATGTTCCCCAATGGCACCGCCTCCTCTCCGTCCGCTTCTCCTAGCCCCAGTCCAGGCAGCTGCGGGGAAGGCGCCTGCAGCAGGGGCCCGGGGGCAGGCGCTGCGGACGGCATGGAGGAGCCTGGACGAAACGCTTCCCAGAACGGGACCTTAAGCGAGGGCCAGGGTAGCGCCATTCTCATCTCTTTCATCTACTCCGTGGTATGCTTGGTGGGACTGTGTGGGAACTCCATGGTCATCTACGTGATCCTGCGCTACGCCAAGATGAAGACAGCAACCAACATCTACATTCTAAACCTGGCCATCGCTGATGAGCTGCTCATGCTCAGCGTGCCCTTTCTGGTTACTTCCACGTTGTTGCGCCACTGGCCCTTCGGCGCGCTACTTTGCCGCCTGGTGCTCAGCGTGGACGCGGTCAACATGTTCACCAGCATCTACTGTCTGACTGTGCTGAGTGTGGACCGCTATGTGGCTGTGGTGCACCCTATCAAGGCAGCGCGCTACCGTCGGCCCACTGTGGCCAAGGTGGTGAACCTGGGTGTTTGGGTGCTGTCGCTACTGGTTATCTTGCCCATCGTGGTCTTCTCACGCACCGCGGCCAACAGCGATGGCACGGTGGCCTGCAACATGCTCATGCCCGAGCCCGCCCAGCGCTGGCTGGTGGGCTTCGTCTTATACACATTTCTCATGGGCTTCCTGCTGCCTGTCGGGGCCATCTGCCTGTGCTACGTGCTCATCATCGCCAAGATGCGCATGGTGGCCCTCAAGGCCGGCTGGCAGCAGCGCAAGCGCTCAGAGCGCAAGATCActctgatggtgatgatggtggtgatggtgtttgTCATCTGCTGGATGCCTTTCTACGTGGTACAGCTGGTCAATGTGTTCGCTGAGCAGGACGACGCCACTGTGAGCCAGCTGTCTGTCATCCTCGGATACGCCAATAGCTGTGCCAACCCCATCCTCTACGGCTTCCTGTCGGACAACTTCAAGCGCTCCTTCCAGCGCATCCTGTGCCTCAGCTGGATGGACAACGCCACGGAGGAGCCAGTCGACTACTATGCCACTGCCCTGAAAAGTCGCGCCTACAGCGTGGAGGACTTCCAGCCCGAGAACCTGGAGTCTGGTGGCGTTTTCCGTAATGGCACCTGCGCTTCCAGGATCAGCACGCTTTGA